The Salvia splendens isolate huo1 chromosome 20, SspV2, whole genome shotgun sequence nucleotide sequence AGTTAATCAGAAATATTGTGTTTGTAATATTGAAGAATTGGGATATTTAGGTATGACACTGAAAAGTTCAGGATATTTAGGTGTGATATGGATGAATTTATCAGTTTTGTGGAACAATTTAGAATTTTGGATATTGTTGTAAATGTTAGAATATTGGTATATTTGGTATATCTTGAACATTGTTGGTATTTTGTCACAGTTTATTTTATGATGGGATGGGAGTTCATCGGCAAAATTCTCGAACTAGGCGTATATGTAAAATCGCGTTTCCTTAATAggacacttttttttaattctgaatATGGTTGTTACGCATTCTAAGAATGTGTAACTAAACGCAACATATTTAGACACACGTTCTCAGAATATGTAACTAAGTACTCCCCCGTTCCATTTAAGATtaccatatttccttttttgtttgtcccaattaagataatcactttccaattttagaaataacctcatctcttctatctccttattaaaatattcaactaacttttttctttctactttatttcatctaacaacacttcctaaaatctcgtgccactcaagaatgtggtcatcttgtgtgggacggatggagtattctACAATATGGTTAGGAGGAAATatctaacaaaacaaaataatagaGTATATAAAAAAGATTTTAGAGATTTGTATATAGAACATTCTATATATAAGTAGTGGAATTAGGAAATTGTAAAAGAGAGTGGAgggaaaaagtagtgaaattaATATTGGTGGATTGTggaattattttttgaaatggagagtttctatttttaggaaatggactaaaaaggaaataatttctattttaggaaattggagagtatctttttattttttatcttgATTCTTTTATAGTATgtaatagtattataaatatgtaaaaATGTGCATAGTCAAATTTATTGTTAGCGTGCTGAGAatagttatttatttatgaaaatattgatTTGTAAAACTTCCTCCAAAAGGAAATATTATAACTAGTTGAAAATTATAACACTGCTAAaggaaacaaaataaattatgacTCATTCTTGAATGTTgatgaatttgaaaattttgagtGTGCCAACGTAATGATTTGataaagaaaagtagagaaaataaaactatttaaatgcaaaatagagagagagaaaagaattgAAGTGTGCCGACATAAAtgagtacaataaaaaaaagtactaaaaataatttaaaaaaacgtGCAAATATCAAACTGTAGACAACATAATTCACTCTTCATTTTATATGAGTTTGCCTCTACTCTATAATCTAAATTCCAACTAATTTGAACTTTTTCTTACTTAATTGCTTActtaatcaattaaattaacCAAGTATCAGCGAACTCCATTAATCTATTGTTTGATCACTTGATGTGACAATATCAATTAACTATTATGAATCTCAAGGCTAATTCAAACGCCGACGGAAGCCGGCTTTCATTATGAACTATATTTGTCAATACAtgacaataattttattttttctacagTCATGATCACTAAGTCCTTTTTGCTTTTGATACATGGGACAAAACTATTGAGCTCTTAGTCTCAATATGAAATTAGAAAATCATAAATTAAGTGATCAAATTATTGTCACCACAATTTTGTCCTTATTTCCAAAGAATCCATTTTTAGAAGATGCTTTTACTAATTCAACACTTGAGTGTGTAAATCAATGCTTCTATTGTCACAGTTGTGCCTattttcacacacaacacacagtTGCAAGAGAGGTAAGTAACATGCTAACTTCTAAATTGTCACTTTTCAAAGATTATATTTCTAGTGAAATTAACAGAATGCTTGTTAGATCATTGTGCATTTTGATATTGATTATAGTATGTTGTTGCTATATCTATTTTGTAGGAACTATAGCAATGAAGTTTTGATCTTTTTTTGCCAAAGGAAAAGAGATAAGAGACTTTATAGGAGTAATGGTTGGTAACTACAGGTttaaaatggaagaaaatgacATTGTTGGATCACTCATCACCAGTGTTGGGAGTTTCATCCAAGACAGGCTGATAGACAGGGAGCAGAGGCTCCGGCACAAGGAGCAATGCGCGGAGAGGTTAGCAGCTGAGAACGCGAGCCCCCACAACGACACAGAGGTTCGTTACTCTGACCAGGCAGTTCTAGCCAATCTCGACTGGGGGATCGATGCCCTTGAAGAGGCGATAAGTACCTCCAACACCGAAACCAAGATGGCTCGTCTCGACTATGCAGAGAAGATGCTTCAAGTGTGCGCGTTGCTGAATTCGTCCCAGAAAACAGCCGGAGTCCCTAACTCATACCTCTCAGCTTGGGCTCATTTGAACCTTTCTTACTTGTTCAAGTTGAGGAATGAGGGCCACAGTGCAGTTCTTCATGTCCTTGAAATGTTCGTCGTGGAGCCCTTTTTCTCGCGCATTGATTTTGCTCCCGAGCTATGGAAGTCCATTTTTCTCCCTCATATGAACTCCATTCTTGGGTGGTACACTGAGGAGAGGAAAAGGATGGTGATGGATGTGATCCCGGATGCCTCGGACCTGTCATTCACCGTTGATTTTGATCACTGTTTCGACGAGTCCTTACTATTATCCGTGAGGCCTGAGCAAGCAGAGAGAATTCAAGAACTGGAACAGCTCTATGGCCAATCTTTGGATGAGAATACAAGGCTATATGCAAAGCATTATAAGGAATGCATGAACTATGATGCTGCCACGAGCAGGAGGGCGATCCCAATGTTGCCAATCGCTGAGCCTCCCGTGACTCCTCTGCGCGACTTCAGCATCCGTTCAATTCCAGACTATGTGAAATTTGGTCCAATCTTGCCCAAGAGTGCTGGTTTTGCTACCACTTCTCTTCCAATTAGGTATTCATACTCTTGGAAAGTTGTGTGTGACTAAAAACACTGTGTAGGTAGCTAAACTGATGCTTCGTTTTTTCAATCAGAACGATGGCTGTTTCGACCTTAGGAAATGCAGAAGAGTCTGCCGGCTGGGATGTTGTTGTAAGGCTATCCTACTTGTGCACTTGTCTTCTGTCAATCAATGGATATGATTTTCACCTCGAAACATTCTCGTTTCTCAGGATGAAAATCCGGAGGAGTGTGAAGATTCTGGTGAAGACTCGGATGGATGTTTAGGAGGCATGGAAAGATCAAAAGAAAAGGATGATGACACTGTGTCAGTTTTGAGCAGCAGAAGCAACAGATCGTCGAGCAAGGAGGTGGAGAGGCAAAGCCTAATGGATACAAGTCGAAGGCAATCTCCTCATAATAGCTCTCCAGCAGGTTCTCCTTGCTCAAGGACTTCATCTCCGAAATCAGCCAGAAGCACAGGAACGATGCAAACATCTATGCTTCGCCTCCTCTCAACCCGTGCAATGGACTCAAACATTAGCCCATCCGACACGGATGAAGAAACGACAGTACGTTTTAAACCTCACCTTACTTCAAAGTAGTTTTTGTATTTTGAGGACTTACACTGAACGTGGAATAGACGAGCAGGAACAGTTTAGATCTCCGAGGAAAAGCACTCATCACGTGCCATACGCGCTTCCAAAGAGGTTCATCTTTCTCTGTACTCAACTGCAGTGCTTACACAATATAAGAAAGTCGAAATACTGATTCATGTTTTGTGTTTTGCATTTCTTGAATTTCAGTTCACTTAATCAAGGCGAAGATTGCAGCCTGAGCTACATATCGTCGCCCTTGACTCCTAAGTCGAGGCCACCAAAGGACTTTGTTTGTCCCATCACTGGCCAGATTTTCAATGATCCTGTCACACTGGAGACGGGCCAGACATACGAAAGAAAAGCCATTCAAGAATGGATGAGTCGAGGAAACACAACGTGTCCCATTACACGACAGCCTCTGTCCGCAGCCTCTCTCCCCAAAACCAACTATGTCCTCAAGAGGCTGATCACCTCTTGGAAAGACCAGCACCCTGAGCTCGCTCGGGAGTTTTCTTCCCTTGAAACACCGCAAAATTTTTACACAAGCAGCACGTTCCATAACGACATCCCATCAACACTTCCAACCAGTGGAGCTGAGTATAAGCCTCAAAGATTCACAACAGCAGCTGCTGCTACACTATCAACGTCGCCCAACAGTGTAATATCTCAAACTTCCAACGAGGCAGTGATCACCGCGTTGAAACCTTACATTCTATGCATTTGTAACTCTGAGGACTTGCAAGAATGTGAAGCTGCTGTTTTGGAAATAGTCAAGATTTGGTCAGAATCCAATGTAGGCTCAGGAATCAACTCATACCTATCTTCACCAACTATAGTGAATGGATTTCTCGAAATACTGTCTGCATCTACGAACAAGGATGTGCTCAAAACAACCATATATATTCTGTCACAGCTGATATGTGCAGATGATCATGTTGGTGACCTGCTCACGAGCATAGACTCCGACTTCTACTGCTTGGCTGATCTGCTGAGGAAAGGACTCTCCGAGGCAGCAGCACTTGTGTACCTGCTCAGGCCGTCGTTTTCGCAGCTTTCTTCACATAACTTGGTAACAACTCTACTCCATATTGTTTCCAAGAAGAGTGAAGATCATGTTGGTTTTCGATATGCGGTAGCGCCCAAAGATGCTGCAGTGGCATTGCTTGAACAAATCGTTGCCGGTGGAGACGAGAGTgagagatcacacaatgcaatGATTGTTATAAAGGAGAATGGGATTCCTGCTTTGTTGAGCTGCCTTAATCGGTTGGATGGAAGAGAGTCGATTGTTTCGATTCTTTTATGCTGCATCAGAATTGATTCAGTATGCAAGAGCATTGTAGCAAGCAAGATTGAGTTGTCTCCAATTCTTGAATTATTCCATGGTGGAAATGATAGTGTGAGAGGGATTTGCATAGAGTTTCTTTGTGAGTTAGTTCAGATGGGAAGGTACATCACAATTCTCAACTCAACTTCAAAAAATCTAAGAATTTTTGATACATTATCCTTCCAAATTTGCAGGAGAACATTCAGCAACCAGATTTTGCAGATAATAAAGGATGAAGGAACATTCAGCACAATGCACACTCTCTTGGTTTACTTGCAAATGTCTCCGATGGTGCAGAAGCCTGCCATCGCTACGCTTCTTCTTCAGCTTGATCTGTTGGTTTGTTCTCCTTCCTTTCATGTAAAGTCGAGGCTAACTGCTCCTGCGGTTCTTATTTACCGTACCCTTTTGTATCTTAGGCTGCTCCGAGAAAGATGAGCATCTACAGAGAAGAAGCGATGGAAGCGTTACTAGAAGCTCTTCAAAGAAAAGATTTCCCATCTTCTCAAGTCATGGCTCTTGGCACATTGTCGTCTCTCTCCGGCCATTTTGGTGGCTCTAGGAAGGCGTATATGGAGTGTTGGCTGCTTAAAGTAGCGGGATTCGACCAGCCTTACAATGCTATGATGAGAGGGGAAGAAAAAAATACTGATGAAGCAGAATTTGCTGAAATGGTAAGAAATGGTCTTGTTTATGGCTTATTAGATTTCATTCTCTATTGAATTTGCTATGGAAATTTGTGTTagaaagaggaagagaaagcagCGAGGAACTGGGAGAAGAGGATTGCGTTTGTTCTGGCAAACCACGAGAAAGGGTTGATTTTCAAAGCTTTGGAGGAATGCTTAGTAAGTAACTCGATTGAGATCGCCAAGTCTAGCCTTGTGGTGGCTACGTGGCTCATGTACATGCTCTACACCTTTCCTGATTGTGGCATAAGAGACGTTGCACGCAAATGTTTGCTCGAGAAGTTCATCAGCGTGCTGCAATCATCGAAGAATCTTGAGGAGAAGATACTGGCTGCCCTCGCCCTGAGAGGATTTGTCACTGAACCAAGTATGATCATTATCTTTTTAGTACTTATCAAGCATGAAAAATCataatctaaaatttaatttaatttcgtGCATAAGGAGGGCAGAATGAGATGGGGGCGTACGCGAAAAGTATGTGGAAGACGTTGAGGCGGCTCAAGAAGAGTTGCACGGTGGTTCATGATATAATGAAAGCACTGATGAACTTGCCCTATATGGATGCTGTGAGTAGTGTTTAAAAATGTGTTGTCGTTGCGAATTTCCACATATACTTAAAAGGTAAATTTGGTGCAGGCGGAGCTGTGGTGTTGCGTTGAAGGTCCTGAGTTGGATATGTCGATGAATGGGGAAATCTTGTCGATGCTTCATATCAGAAACCGGCTAATAAGCAGCCACTCGGATGGGACTATAAAGGTAAAAACAAATGTGTTTTTAGATTAGCATTGTTGATAGTTTGTGCAATCTCCACATTCATAGTTCCCCTCAGGTATGGGACACTGGAAAGAGAGCTCCGCGGCTGATTCAGGAGGCGCGTGAGCACGCCAAGGCTGTGACGTGCCTTTATGTTCCTCCTTCGTGCGACAAGTTATACAGCGGATCATTGGACAAAACCATCAGAGTAAGGCCTTGTACAAGAGTTGTTTGTTTTGTTATGATTGAGAATTTACCAAGATTGTTGTGTCATTTTTTGCTATTACAATAGATTTGGACAATCAGACAGGAAGAGATTCATTGCATCCAAGTGCATGATGTGAAGGAGGGAGTGGTGGCTCTAGCAGCCAATGCTAGTGTGGCATGCTTCTCTTCTCAAGGAAATGGGGTTAAGGTTTGGAAACTCTACCATTTATGTAAAGCTTAATTGCCTTAAATACATTAATTGCCTCCAAATTAAATCAGACTTATGGGTTTAGTACCAAATCAAAGTTGCGAGACGTACCagaatttgaataaatttcatGACCTATAATATATGATTAAACAAAAGCTGTAACATTGTACAGGTTTATAACTGGTCAGGCATTCCCAAAAACATTAGCTTCAACAACAAAGTGAAGTGCATGAAACTAGAGGGAGACAAACTCTACTGTGGTTGTTCTGGTTACTCTGTCCAGGTAATATGCATGCATGATACAATTACGGCTAAAGTTCAAAATTGGTCTCGTATATTTGttcaaaaaaaaactttttagtCCTACACATTAATTGTGTTATCTTCTGATCATAAACAATATGTTTTGGTCTACATTTAACAATTCCATCCAAAATTAACCATCAACTGCATCTTGAAGTTCAAATCCGATCTCTAACATTTGCATAAAAAACTTTTTTGGTCCTCTACACATTTTAAGTGGGTTACTTTTTGTCGTAGACAATATATTTTGGTCAATATTTAACTCATCAATTAGGTCAAAATGCAGttgaccgttaattttttaCAGAACCATAAAGACGGATTGAAAGTCTGAAACATATTGTTCAGGCCAtaaagtttttttggacgaatgGCACGAGACTAATTTTGAACTTTAGTCTATAATTATTCATCTTTATAGAATTAATGTGGAAGGGGTGATAACAGGAGGTAGATTTAAAGACATACACATCATCATCATTCTACTCCGGCACCAAAAAATTATTAGGTAAACAAACAATCTACTCCTTGCAAATCCAAGACGGCCTTCTATACGCCAGCGGCACCCCTGTCGATGGTATAGCCGGAAAGGTACGATACAAGCTCCTTCGTTGTCTGAAGCGATGAGTACATGTTCGTTTCCCACTTATAAAAATGTGAGATTGGATTAGGTGTTCAAACTGTCTAACAAGGCGGTTGTGGGATCTTTGGCAACCGGTGTGGAGGTGCAACAATGCAGTGTTAACAATGACTTCATATTCACAGCCACAAAATGTGGGATCATAGAAGTGTGGCTCAAAGAAAGAATCGCCAAGATTGCGTATATCAAAATGGACGTGGCGCATGCAAGAATCACGTCGATTGTATCGGACGCCCATGGTCAAAAGCTTTTCGCAGGAACATCCGATGGCAGGCTACAGGTAACATATTCTACATATTTTAAACCTAGGATTTTTAGATACAACTTCGGTCATCGTATCTCAGCATTCGTAGTTTTAAGTGGTTAGATGTTTTGTCAACGTAAAATTTCTATCAACAGATATTTCACTCAAATTAAACCTCTTGGGATAGActaaaattcaaccaaatttcataatttttgttCCTTTTGACATAATGATAATGTTTTAAACAAACTAAGGACCCAACATAAACCATACCTAATCATAAAAAAGCAAATTTTCCGGAAAAACATGTTGTTTGGTCTAACTTTACCATgttcaaaatttttgaaatcaataaaaaaaacattttgttttgtttaattttgtttagCAATTTATCTCACATTGAAATTTTTTTGGTTACATATGTATAATTATTGTAGGTGAATTTAAACAAACAGCATTGTTCTTTGTATGAATGGACCAACATAGTTTAACTCAACATATGATCTTCACTACTGTTTCAGTTTGACCAAAAAATGTCATAGCATAGCTACATAGTTTTAaaacaaatccaaatttcaCATTGTTTAGGAAAAAATTGAACTAAATTCCATAATTTTTTCTAACAATTTACAATAAAAACAGTCTGTTCACCATTTGGCATCTGACCCTATTTGACTGGATTATTGCAGATTTGGAGTTTGGAATAATAAAATTTCTGAACCAGCACTTGAGCCAAGCAGATGTCAACAAATTACATGTCAATGTAAGTAAGTGCTGATTATATTTGACTAAAGAAATAATGAATTGATATCCCATTAATAGTACTAATATGCAGCTAATTTTTcgcatttaattttattaattatcatGATTTGTATAGTTGAATTGGAAAATTTATTTAAGGTAGATGTTTTCCTCATGAAAAATTGAGATGGGATCAGAGAAAAAACCCAACCAAAATAGATCCAAAGGGGAAGAATTGATATAGGGTGCTGCATTCATCCCAAAGGCATTGGATTGTACGCCCAAGAGTCAAACTTCAGCCCCATTTAATTACCAATCTAAAACACATCCAATTTCTGTTCAAAACATGGatgattgaaatttgaaatgaaactttggtaaaatgtgaaaaaaagaAGGTAGAGATTGATTGAGAATGTAGAAATCCATCAGGAAATTGGAGTATGATAGCATCAAAGAGATCAGACGACCGTCGTGAGATTGACATCCAACTTCATCATTTGGTTCCAGAAATTgaaatcaagaacaaaaaaCTAGCAAATATGAGTATTCATtttgaagattaagaaaaagaaaCATTGGGATCGATTTTTAGGAGCGATAGACGACGACTATATAAGGGAGAGTGACGAGTGGCAGTGAGAAAGTTGAGAGGCGCGTCGGTGGATTAGGGTTTTTTCATTTGCTTGTGAAAATTCTTTTTTGCCCTCCATTTCCTTTTTAAATCAGGATTTttgataaataatactcccccgtcccacataatttgggacactttgaccgggcacgagttttaagaaatgtaatgaaaaatgagttgaaaaagttagtggaatgtaggtcgtacttttatatattagttttataattaaatgtgagtaagaatgagttagtagaatgtggggtccactaccaaaaatggtaaaagtgaaatgagtcaaattatgtgggacggtccaaaatggaaaactgagttaaattatgtgggacggagggagtagtacactTGTGTGAATCTTCAGAAACTAAAAATTCACTCAATCTATATGCCACTCGGGTCAAATTTCAATCATTCCAGCATTACAAAGTCATGTAGATTTTCAGTTTTAAGTTGCAGGAAAAGCTATTCCATTCGTCCATAATTACAAAGTCTATGGTAGAGTTTTAAGAATTACTCCCTCCGCGCTTCTTcgcaaaataatactcccctTGTTTCATAATAGGAAGACGAAGAATTACTTCCCTTGTTCCATAgtagaagaataaagtaaaaaaaatgtgttcccttctattaaaaaaagaaaatgactccattattataaaatgataaaaaagaCAAAATGAGTCAATGAAACTCAAAGAGTCTCGTACCGAAAAACAAACATTCTATATTTGATTAGATAGAAAAAAGTACTTATTAAACTAATAATAGTATCTTACAAATGTGTCATACAAAAGTCCAAAGCCATAACATTACCAAATTGTTACACATGCCAACTCAGAGTTTGTGATTAAATTTAGaaagagatttttttttcttttactttgtttttctctacaatttaattatttattatttctatCATCTTTTTAAaacacactaatattaatatcCACAGGACTTAAAAGTTTTAAATAATAGATACAAAATATGTGTAAGTAAAAATGTTTATTGACAATGTTATGGtagtcattaatccaaataaaaggtaaattaatatataaatttaatatcttaattataaaaaattaatttgaaaaatatatggaatattaaacatatccacattaaatatatgaataatttaaatcataaaaattttaAACTTCATTGAGAAGTCAAGATAGtaaatttgtattatccaataatcccattttagttgactatttatttcttctgtttaatttcagaccataACATAATTTGATATACATGGACAAAgactaaattattttttaatattggaaaaaataaatttcttcCTTCCTgccacatatacgtataaaaagtaaattatcacttaaaataacgataatacTTTATGCATCTTggttgttttgaataatgtgacaATTTGcactactctttatattaaaaagttatacaaactttataagttagatttagtttaaaatatatataatttcatccTATTCCGTAATTTAATCTAAAaacttagtagtattgtttaattaattagaggagaataaaaatataagaataaaaaactttaattgagtaaatataatgaaaattgTAAACATTACAT carries:
- the LOC121782322 gene encoding putative E3 ubiquitin-protein ligase LIN-1 isoform X1, whose protein sequence is MVGNYRFKMEENDIVGSLITSVGSFIQDRLIDREQRLRHKEQCAERLAAENASPHNDTEVRYSDQAVLANLDWGIDALEEAISTSNTETKMARLDYAEKMLQVCALLNSSQKTAGVPNSYLSAWAHLNLSYLFKLRNEGHSAVLHVLEMFVVEPFFSRIDFAPELWKSIFLPHMNSILGWYTEERKRMVMDVIPDASDLSFTVDFDHCFDESLLLSVRPEQAERIQELEQLYGQSLDENTRLYAKHYKECMNYDAATSRRAIPMLPIAEPPVTPLRDFSIRSIPDYVKFGPILPKSAGFATTSLPIRTMAVSTLGNAEESAGWDVVDENPEECEDSGEDSDGCLGGMERSKEKDDDTVSVLSSRSNRSSSKEVERQSLMDTSRRQSPHNSSPAGSPCSRTSSPKSARSTGTMQTSMLRLLSTRAMDSNISPSDTDEETTEQFRSPRKSTHHVPYALPKSSLNQGEDCSLSYISSPLTPKSRPPKDFVCPITGQIFNDPVTLETGQTYERKAIQEWMSRGNTTCPITRQPLSAASLPKTNYVLKRLITSWKDQHPELAREFSSLETPQNFYTSSTFHNDIPSTLPTSGAEYKPQRFTTAAAATLSTSPNSVISQTSNEAVITALKPYILCICNSEDLQECEAAVLEIVKIWSESNVGSGINSYLSSPTIVNGFLEILSASTNKDVLKTTIYILSQLICADDHVGDLLTSIDSDFYCLADLLRKGLSEAAALVYLLRPSFSQLSSHNLVTTLLHIVSKKSEDHVGFRYAVAPKDAAVALLEQIVAGGDESERSHNAMIVIKENGIPALLSCLNRLDGRESIVSILLCCIRIDSVCKSIVASKIELSPILELFHGGNDSVRGICIEFLCELVQMGRRTFSNQILQIIKDEGTFSTMHTLLVYLQMSPMVQKPAIATLLLQLDLLAAPRKMSIYREEAMEALLEALQRKDFPSSQVMALGTLSSLSGHFGGSRKAYMECWLLKVAGFDQPYNAMMRGEEKNTDEAEFAEMKEEEKAARNWEKRIAFVLANHEKGLIFKALEECLVSNSIEIAKSSLVVATWLMYMLYTFPDCGIRDVARKCLLEKFISVLQSSKNLEEKILAALALRGFVTEPRGQNEMGAYAKSMWKTLRRLKKSCTVVHDIMKALMNLPYMDAAELWCCVEGPELDMSMNGEILSMLHIRNRLISSHSDGTIKVWDTGKRAPRLIQEAREHAKAVTCLYVPPSCDKLYSGSLDKTIRIWTIRQEEIHCIQVHDVKEGVVALAANASVACFSSQGNGVKVYNWSGIPKNISFNNKVKCMKLEGDKLYCGCSGYSVQEVDLKTYTSSSFYSGTKKLLGKQTIYSLQIQDGLLYASGTPVDGIAGKVFKLSNKAVVGSLATGVEVQQCSVNNDFIFTATKCGIIEVWLKERIAKIAYIKMDVAHARITSIVSDAHGQKLFAGTSDGRLQIWSLE
- the LOC121782322 gene encoding putative E3 ubiquitin-protein ligase LIN-1 isoform X2, with the translated sequence MEENDIVGSLITSVGSFIQDRLIDREQRLRHKEQCAERLAAENASPHNDTEVRYSDQAVLANLDWGIDALEEAISTSNTETKMARLDYAEKMLQVCALLNSSQKTAGVPNSYLSAWAHLNLSYLFKLRNEGHSAVLHVLEMFVVEPFFSRIDFAPELWKSIFLPHMNSILGWYTEERKRMVMDVIPDASDLSFTVDFDHCFDESLLLSVRPEQAERIQELEQLYGQSLDENTRLYAKHYKECMNYDAATSRRAIPMLPIAEPPVTPLRDFSIRSIPDYVKFGPILPKSAGFATTSLPIRTMAVSTLGNAEESAGWDVVDENPEECEDSGEDSDGCLGGMERSKEKDDDTVSVLSSRSNRSSSKEVERQSLMDTSRRQSPHNSSPAGSPCSRTSSPKSARSTGTMQTSMLRLLSTRAMDSNISPSDTDEETTEQFRSPRKSTHHVPYALPKSSLNQGEDCSLSYISSPLTPKSRPPKDFVCPITGQIFNDPVTLETGQTYERKAIQEWMSRGNTTCPITRQPLSAASLPKTNYVLKRLITSWKDQHPELAREFSSLETPQNFYTSSTFHNDIPSTLPTSGAEYKPQRFTTAAAATLSTSPNSVISQTSNEAVITALKPYILCICNSEDLQECEAAVLEIVKIWSESNVGSGINSYLSSPTIVNGFLEILSASTNKDVLKTTIYILSQLICADDHVGDLLTSIDSDFYCLADLLRKGLSEAAALVYLLRPSFSQLSSHNLVTTLLHIVSKKSEDHVGFRYAVAPKDAAVALLEQIVAGGDESERSHNAMIVIKENGIPALLSCLNRLDGRESIVSILLCCIRIDSVCKSIVASKIELSPILELFHGGNDSVRGICIEFLCELVQMGRRTFSNQILQIIKDEGTFSTMHTLLVYLQMSPMVQKPAIATLLLQLDLLAAPRKMSIYREEAMEALLEALQRKDFPSSQVMALGTLSSLSGHFGGSRKAYMECWLLKVAGFDQPYNAMMRGEEKNTDEAEFAEMKEEEKAARNWEKRIAFVLANHEKGLIFKALEECLVSNSIEIAKSSLVVATWLMYMLYTFPDCGIRDVARKCLLEKFISVLQSSKNLEEKILAALALRGFVTEPRGQNEMGAYAKSMWKTLRRLKKSCTVVHDIMKALMNLPYMDAAELWCCVEGPELDMSMNGEILSMLHIRNRLISSHSDGTIKVWDTGKRAPRLIQEAREHAKAVTCLYVPPSCDKLYSGSLDKTIRIWTIRQEEIHCIQVHDVKEGVVALAANASVACFSSQGNGVKVYNWSGIPKNISFNNKVKCMKLEGDKLYCGCSGYSVQEVDLKTYTSSSFYSGTKKLLGKQTIYSLQIQDGLLYASGTPVDGIAGKVFKLSNKAVVGSLATGVEVQQCSVNNDFIFTATKCGIIEVWLKERIAKIAYIKMDVAHARITSIVSDAHGQKLFAGTSDGRLQIWSLE